The Methanolobus sp. WCC4 genome includes the window GGTTTTGTTTTTAGTTACAAAGATCCAGACTGAAGAATGACCTTTCGGCTGAAATATGCCAGTATTTATGGTAGCATCAGTTATTTGAAATAGATCCTTAAGATCATTCCTTGAATATACAGAGAGAACATCAAGATATTCTGAACTTTTCATGATAGACCCAATACATTATGGAATATTAATGTCTTTCTAAATTATTACAAATATTTGCACCAAAATTGTAGTGAAATATGATATCCAGCAAATGCTCTGTAATCAGATTTGTAAAACATCACCCCAATCCTAATATACTCTTTTCAACAATTTACAACTCAGGAGAATACCACTCATGAAAGTATCCATCATTGGTTCAGGCTATGTTGGCTCGGTCTCAGCGGCCTGTTTTGCGGACCTCGGGCATGAGGTCATCTGTATCGACATCGACGAGGAGAAGGTAAAACAGATCAATGCAGGTATCGCACCCATCTGGGAAGAGGGACTGGATGATCTAATGGAGAGATACACCCAGAAGACGCTCATCGCCACATCTGACTATGATTATGCTGTACAGAACTCCGATGCTTCGTTCATCTGCGTGGGGACACCTTCAGGGGATGACGGGAGCATTGACCTCTCCATTGTGAAGGCTGCAAGTGCCAGCCTCGGGAAGGCTATAGCTAAGAAGGACGGCTACCATGTTGTCGTCGTCAAGAGTACCGTGGTGCCTGAGACCACCGAGAAGGTCGTACTCCCTATAGTCGAGGAATACTCCGGCAAGAAGGCTGGCAGGGATTTCGGTATCGCCATGAACCCCGAGTTCCTGAGAGAGGGCAAGGCTGTCTATGATTTCATGCACCCTGACAAGATCGTCGTGGGTGCTATCGATGAGAGGTCGGGATTCGTTGTATCAGAACTCTATCGCAAGCTGGACTGTGAGATCACACACACCAACCCGAGGACAGCCGAGATGATCAAATACGTCAACAACTCCTTCCTGGCTACCAAGATATCCTTCGCCAACGAGATAGGTAACATCTGCAAGCAGCTAGGTATCGACACCTACGAGGTCATGGATGCCGTTGGAACCGACTTCAGGATAGAGCGCCAGTTCCTCAACTGTGGTGCAGGTTTTGGCGGATCATGTTTCCCCAAGGATGTCAAGGCCATCATAGGCAAGGCAAAGGATATTGATTATGAACCACTCTTACTGAGGTCCGTTGTGGATGTAAATGACAGGCAGCCCCTGAAGATGATAGAACTCCTGCAGAACAAGATAGGCGACCTGAAAGGCAAGAGAATAGCCGTACTTGGTCTTGCCTTCAAGAACGACACCGATGACATCAGGGAATCCAGGTCCATCCCCGTAATAGCTGAACTACAGCGCCTTGGAGCAGACATCACCGCATACGACCCCATGGCCGAGGAGAGTATGAAGAAACTCTACCACGACGTCCTTTACTGCAAGACCGCAGCGCAGGCACTGGAGGAAGCAGACGGCTGCCTCATCATGACAGAGTGGAGCGAGTTCAGGGAACTTGACAGGGAGTTCGATGCCATGGCTAACAGGGTCGTCATCGACGGCAGAAAGATGATCAACCCGAAAAAGCTCAGTGTTGAGATCGATTATGACGGTCTGTGCTGGTAAGCAGAACCGGCGGAAGGCTGGACATGAACGAGACTTTCACCCTGAATATCGGAGAGAGAAAGACTGTCAAGAACAGTTTCTTCGGAACATCACAGGATATGATGTACTGTGGCATGTCATCGGAGAGCACTTTCTCGATCGGACTTCTTTTTTCAAAAGGTTATCAGGGTCATGCCCTGAACTTTTACTTCCCGAAAAAAACCTCCTCTATAGTACTCGATGGCAGGAAATACTATGTCGTTGATGTTAAACCTGAATATATCACACTTCAGAACTCCCAAATTATCTGAAACAAAATAGAAGGATTTTAATATCTTGAGTAAAAAAGGTCAGTCCGGTTGGTGGCGGATCTTATGAAAAACGAAAACCAGATAAAAGATGATATCAACGGCAGATTACACTCCCTTGACCAGAACGTAAGGAGTGTGGAAAAGAGATTGCGTGCAGTGGAGCGCAGGCTCTCTGTGGACGTGCCCCCGGAGGATACAATACCCGAGTACGAGACTAATTTTGAAGAAGCTATGGAAAGTACGAGGGAAGATATCACTTCCATTCTTACTGACATCGATGAACTGAAACAGGGTCTTCATGTCAACGAGACTCTTGAGAACAGGTTGCAAGAACTTGATTCACAGCTCACCGGACTGAACTCGCAGATAGCCATGCTTCAGGAAGAGAATTCAAGACTCAGGGATGAACTGGAACAGAATGAACCTGACACAGGTCTTCAGGAAACCGAGGAACTCAAACTGGAGATCAGGAACGAGATATCACAACTGAACATGCGTCTTGAGAAAGCCGAGAATCATAACCGCATCAATATCGGTTCTGTGAAGGTGCCCGTAGAACTCTCAGGGATAATGGGGGCACTGATACTTGCGCTCACAGGATATCTCATAATGGTCGGGCGCTGGGACATTATCCGGTCGGCCTACTTCTCATTCTCTATTGCGCTGGTGTTCGCCGTGGCAGTAACTATGAAGTTCTATGTGGCAAATCGTAGCAGAGCTTGAGATTCCAGATTGAAAACGACAGATAACTAAAAAAGAGACCATCAGGAACTCAAGAACCTGAGATCTCATACTTTTCTTACTTTAACGAAGTACTCATTGCTATAGTCCAGATAACCTTCCTGCATCACCTTTACCGAAAGATAGCCTTCGGTTTTACCCTGCGGGAGAGAGATGTTCAGCAGTTTGTACCGGAACTCACCATCATGGTCCGTGATACCTCCGGTTGCCTTCTCCTTACCGGGACCCCATACCACCACATTTGCACCACCGACAGGCTTCCCATCGTTGTTAAACACACTGACTATCAGTTCAGGAGAATCAACGATCGTCCCGCTCATATTGAAGCTGCTACAATTGGAAGCCGCGAACATCGATTCAGGAACAAAGGGCGTGCTCATCACAGCACTGAGGATGGCATACATACCTATCATACCGATGATCGTGAGCACAACGATCCTTATGGGAAGCCCCACGGAAGCAGATTCATCTGATAACATGTGGATCAGGAACTAAAAATAGAAATGAAAGGAGATGCAAAAAGATGTCAGGATCATGATGTCCTGACTATCATTACAGCATCTTTCTTCTCGAAATCGTAGAAACCATCAGTGGATATACTGAGGTCCATCGATCCTTCATTCTGGTTAGCACCAAGGCTTACAGGCGAACTGCTTGTCGATGTGCTGAGACTGCAGTTCCCATTGTTGTCCGTGGTACCTGTGGCTACACCACCAAGGCCACGCAGGATAACGTTTGCATCCCTCACAGGGTAACCGTCGGGGTCTGACACGGATATCTTCACATCCACATCAAAAGGTGAGGTCGCTGTAGTGGAATCCACGATGACCGTGTTTCCGGGACTTACACCTGTAACCTGTTCTCCTGACTCTACGATCGTTACGGACATGTTCTTGGTTGGAGGAGGGATAATAGCTACAAGAGCTGCGAGTGCCACCATACCAACCACCAGCATGACAACAATATTGATAGGAAGCTCGATGGCCCTATCGTCATTGAAGAGTTTTTTTAAGTTTTCCAAAAAACCACCGACACTTAGGAAAAATACATTAGATATAAATTTATTGATTTGCTCCTGAATTTTATATTGTGCACAGAATAATTTAAGAATTTAACTTTTAAATATAACTTCTACACGAAACTTTTTTAGAAAATTATTTGAACTACCCACTTCATTGTATCGTGAACACCACAAAAGAGTAAATTCAATGGAACCAATGGACATATACACCTTCGGAAAGCACCTTTCTTCCATAGAAGTGGATAACATCTATGAGACAATGCACTTCAGAGCGAGGATAGAAGCCCGATTTGGTGAAGGTTTCATTGAAGAAATATATTCAATCATATTCGAAAAGACCCCTGTAGGGATTTTACAACAGAATGGGCAAAAGTTTAAAGTCCTGTATAGATATAGTGAAAAATACGACATTAGTGTGATCATTGGAATAAAAGAGCATGAACCTATCAAGTTCTCATTAGTAACATGCTTCAAGGAATCATCCGGTAAAAGAGTGAGAGAAGATGAACGAACGCAGGATCAAGCGTGAAGGTTCTTCTGATTATGACCTTCAGAATGACAGCTTTTTCGCATATTCAAAAGGTGTGAAATATAAGTCATCCATCGACATAGATGGAATCATACTGGACATCGGAGAAGATGATTCGATCACTGGTGTTGAAATACTGGATGCTTCCAAAAAGTTCGGGATCTCAAAATATGATGTCCAGCACTGCAGGACACTTAATGTGCAAATCGATATTTCTGCAAAGGTCATCGACCTTAAGATTACCATGAATGTTGGCAAAAGGAATGCTGAAGTGCTCCGTGAAACAGCTGCTTCTACGATCAATATCCTGAATTTACCTGCCGGCTCGGAATCTCTGGCTGTCGGGATGTAATTTATCTACTATTTGCAGTGCATGATACACATCGTTACATTCATGTACCAAAACCATTCTTTAATTCCACATGAAGAAGATAGTTATCATCGATTACGGCCTTGGTAACCTCAGGAGTGTCCAGAAGGGACTGGAACACGCAGGTGCGAACGTGATCATCTCAAGTGACCCTGAAGAGATCAAAGGTGCCGATGGGGTCATCCTTCCTGGTGTCGGGGCTTTCAAAGATGCAATGAAGAATGTCGAGAAGGTCAGGGACACCATCGATGAATACGTAGCATCAGGTAAGCCGATGCTCGGCATCTGTCTGGGGCAGCAGATGATGCTCAGCACATCAGAAGAAGGCGGCCTCACAGAAGGGCTTGACCTTGTCAAAGGGAAGGTGCTCAGATTCCCGCACTCCGAACTCAAGGTCCCTCACATGGGATGGAGTGACATAAAGATCACACAGGAGCATCCTATTTTTGAAGGCATACCAGATGGCTCCTTCGTCTATTTCGTCCACTCATACTACGTGGACACCACAGAGAAGAACACTCTCATATCATGCGATTACGGCACACAGTTCGCAGCTGCGATCGTCAACGATGCAGGCAATGTCATAGGAACCCAGTTCCACCCTGAGAAAAGCGGTGATGTGGGCCTTAAGATGCTGAAGAATTTCGTAGCCATGTGCTAAAGGAACAGGAATGATAATATGGATATCGAAGGCTACGCAAAACGGGGCTTAAGGAAAAACGACCCGGAACTGGAAGACAAGCTCACAGCCAGGATACTGGAAGTGAAGAACACAAGCCCTGAACATGCCCGCAAACTTGCACAGGCAACGATCACAGAGGCAAAGGCAACCCTTGTGCTCAAGGGAGACGTTCTTGAACCTACCGTATCCGGCGTGACTATGGGAGAGTTCGGCGTCGGTTCCAGAGGTCTTGGCGATTTCTACACACATGAGAAGATAGCCGAGGTCATCGGCAAGACAAAGGCGGTCGTGGACACCACACACCTTGATGATTCCGGTGTTGTCACAACAGAAGGTGGCGAATACGTTATCCTCACCGTTGACGGCATGCACTCCAGACTCAGCGATTATTCATTCCTTGCAGGATTCCACGTTGCAAGGGCAGCACTCCGTGATGTCTATGTCATGGGTGCAAGACCCGTGGCAATGCTCTCTGACATCCACGTGGCAGATGATGGTGATGTCGGCAAGGTCTTCGATCACATAGCAGGTATAACAGCAGTTGCAGAGCTCTCGAACATCCCTCTCATAACAGGCAGTACCCTCAGGATCGGCGGTGACATGGTGATCGGTGAACGTATGACCGGTGGTGTCGGTGCCGTCGGAGTCTCAACTGATCTTACAGCCCGTGAGCAGACACAGGTCGGCGATGTAATACTCATGACAGAAGGTGCTGGCGGCGGGACCATATCAACCACAGCACTCTACTATGAGATGCATGATGTGGTTGATGAGACCATCAACATCAAGTTCCTGGAAGCCTGTGACAAACTGATCGATTCAG containing:
- a CDS encoding UDP-glucose/GDP-mannose dehydrogenase family protein, which codes for MKVSIIGSGYVGSVSAACFADLGHEVICIDIDEEKVKQINAGIAPIWEEGLDDLMERYTQKTLIATSDYDYAVQNSDASFICVGTPSGDDGSIDLSIVKAASASLGKAIAKKDGYHVVVVKSTVVPETTEKVVLPIVEEYSGKKAGRDFGIAMNPEFLREGKAVYDFMHPDKIVVGAIDERSGFVVSELYRKLDCEITHTNPRTAEMIKYVNNSFLATKISFANEIGNICKQLGIDTYEVMDAVGTDFRIERQFLNCGAGFGGSCFPKDVKAIIGKAKDIDYEPLLLRSVVDVNDRQPLKMIELLQNKIGDLKGKRIAVLGLAFKNDTDDIRESRSIPVIAELQRLGADITAYDPMAEESMKKLYHDVLYCKTAAQALEEADGCLIMTEWSEFRELDREFDAMANRVVIDGRKMINPKKLSVEIDYDGLCW
- a CDS encoding carboxypeptidase regulatory-like domain-containing protein is translated as MENLKKLFNDDRAIELPINIVVMLVVGMVALAALVAIIPPPTKNMSVTIVESGEQVTGVSPGNTVIVDSTTATSPFDVDVKISVSDPDGYPVRDANVILRGLGGVATGTTDNNGNCSLSTSTSSSPVSLGANQNEGSMDLSISTDGFYDFEKKDAVMIVRTS
- a CDS encoding DUF2283 domain-containing protein; protein product: MNERRIKREGSSDYDLQNDSFFAYSKGVKYKSSIDIDGIILDIGEDDSITGVEILDASKKFGISKYDVQHCRTLNVQIDISAKVIDLKITMNVGKRNAEVLRETAASTINILNLPAGSESLAVGM
- the hisH gene encoding imidazole glycerol phosphate synthase subunit HisH, which produces MKKIVIIDYGLGNLRSVQKGLEHAGANVIISSDPEEIKGADGVILPGVGAFKDAMKNVEKVRDTIDEYVASGKPMLGICLGQQMMLSTSEEGGLTEGLDLVKGKVLRFPHSELKVPHMGWSDIKITQEHPIFEGIPDGSFVYFVHSYYVDTTEKNTLISCDYGTQFAAAIVNDAGNVIGTQFHPEKSGDVGLKMLKNFVAMC
- a CDS encoding AIR synthase-related protein, whose product is MDIEGYAKRGLRKNDPELEDKLTARILEVKNTSPEHARKLAQATITEAKATLVLKGDVLEPTVSGVTMGEFGVGSRGLGDFYTHEKIAEVIGKTKAVVDTTHLDDSGVVTTEGGEYVILTVDGMHSRLSDYSFLAGFHVARAALRDVYVMGARPVAMLSDIHVADDGDVGKVFDHIAGITAVAELSNIPLITGSTLRIGGDMVIGERMTGGVGAVGVSTDLTAREQTQVGDVILMTEGAGGGTISTTALYYEMHDVVDETINIKFLEACDKLIDSGLVKHIHAMTDVTNGGVRGDAKEISRTAGVKLIFEEKEMRKLVNPTVLDMLESLEIDYLGVSLDALLIIAPQEYAEDIMKTIRSADVDIAVIGEVVEGTGAEVIIDGEARDFTPRFRESAYTPIKKMIGDENPRDFDEMKKAIDTAAVNAIEKKKRVIEMIKRK